GTAcctgttgaaaaataaataaatacatataattaaattgaaactgtaatatatttatctgtatATTCTTTTTACCTGCGTTCTAATCttattattgtaagaaatatcaatttagatatatttacataatatacttatctcaaataaaattaccgTAACCCATCGCTACATACcagcttaaaaattttaaaagtaatataaaacgcCAGTTTTTAGTGATACTAGTTCCATATTACATcggatattttaaagaatgtctatattttttaacttttttttttcatttatatgactatgtttatttttatgatataaaaagcAGACTCGGATAATATCATCCGTAATATAGCTGTGACTTACGAACAATTTGTAGACAGTCGACccatatcaatataaatgtgtaGGGAAGAATGATTGGTTGTTTGACAATAGGacaattttgttaattgatataacattcttcaaatacatttgtaattgTTAATGTCATTACGAAACTATTATAGATACATgcatacatattacatatgaTATTACTTGTAGGAATCAGGATTAGGTCAGGTGGTAGCGTAGGTAGGAATATTAGGTATCAAATAGTATTTTGCACGCAAGTACTATAATGTAAatacaactaatatttttcggatctATTACATAGGTACTCtagacgtttcggttactttgcagtaaccgtgatcacgggcagacgacatgtaaaatataacggcccgccaaaaaaaaacatgttaataGTAATAGTACAGTTAGCAAAAGAactggaatatttattttctgatttggTCATAACATTCCGGACCAAAGTTGAAGGTGAAAAGGAATAAATTCAGCATTTGTTCTATTTTGAGCAAGTTACTAAATCGATAGCAtcgatttatataattatcttgCATCATCTAAGtcttttctttgaaatttacCCTAGAAGCAAGCTAGAACtatttacacattttaagtaaacatGAATTTGTGTCCAGGTGTCAGAGGTAATACgcaatatatagaaaaatgttttcaactaATGATTATGCTCTTGCTAAGTAGATTAAGACGTCTGATTATCATATCGCATAagcattgttttaaaagtatagaTATATggttattaagttaattattagAGAGCCAACAGCACGTTtggataaatatttctatgtttttttgATACACGTAGGTAttcatgaatttttataacaaaaccaaGCAATGctcactttttattttttcattggaAACGCAGCATAAAACGCTTTGCATGATGTAAGGTCGCCATGACTACACACAGTAGTAATTCGCGTTGCTTTCTTGACAGTTTAAgaatatacacaaataaatatgaatattttttttaataaatggaacatcaaaaataacaaGCATATCTCGCATTAGAAGCTCGCCAAACTTACAatctaaatgtttaaataaataaaaatacatgggATTATATATGTTCGTTTACTTTCGCTTATacatgattaaattatttatgttttttgaaCTTGGACTTAGGTTGCTTGTGCGTTCTTTCGACTTCGTCGTGGAACTTCTTGTAATTCACTTTCTTATAATTGTACGGTTTAACGCTAGTTTGTTCTGATTGGTTCTTAACTTTGTTTTTGTTCTTCGTTTTGTCACCTTTGTTCTGAGACGAAGTCTTCTCGTTGCCAATTTCTCGTTTCTTCTCCTCGGCCTTTTCAGCGTTCGACATTTTCCTCTTGCGTTGTGCTGAGTTTTGATTAGAGACGTCAGGTCTTCCGTCATTTTTTCCTCTAGATATTTCATCACCCTCTTGGGACCTATCCCGACCTCGTTCGATTGTATTCCCGTCACTTGTTCCACCACTTCTGCTATCGTATAGTTTGATGGTCGATTCCTCTAGGGGCACCTCAGCCTTTTTCTTCAAATCTCCCTTCCCCTCGTTTTCTATCATGGACTTTGCCTCTTGCAACTTCAACAATACTTCTGTCTTTATCAACTCGTTACCTTTAGATATTGCGGCAATTTTTGCTTCTTTGTCCTTATATTCCTTGATCTCTTCCACCTATAGATAGCAAATGTTTCAGATAGTTCGTATGACAttgatatttctaatataactattatatatacctGTGCAAGAGCTCGATACTTCCTGTATCTATCGTAAGGCGGAATGAACATCTTGGCGTCCACATTCAGATCGGATACCTGCCAACAAATAGTCGGTgacgttaatattatacaaaataaatcatataccGTACAGAGTTTAGATATTTAAAGGCATTATAGGTTGCCACGCAATAAAAACACACATACAGTGAGGAATAAGAAATAGCACCTAAGTTGAGACAAGATCTAGCATCACAGAAGAGTTGGAAAACACACTGTTACCTAACATCGTCCAAGCAAGCAACAGAAGTTAACTAGAGATTGTTAGATAATGAATTGAGAGAAACGAACACAAGACTAAAGAAAAATCAGTTATTAGTTAGTGACAGTATACATACCCATCACCAATGATTATAGACatcaaaatattcacaaaaatttaattcccaTTTTCACTTCATGAATAACCAGAAAACCAAAACTATTAACACAAACAGATCCTTTGCCATTACCAactagatataataaaaacatataatatataaaactaaaaaaaaaaacaaaacaaaaagtaaattatttattcgatACAAATATTCACATCGTTCGATGATAATGTACTTTTTTATACTATGATATGGATATCATAAATGTATActtaaatgtaaagaaaaacaaaaaaaaataaaataaaatatgaaaaaaaaactaaaataactaCAATCGAGATCTCATTTTACTACTAATACATTCTATGAATGGGTATAGTCTAAGATTATATAtggtaatacatttttttttcttcactaGGCTGTGTTACCTTAAGGCACTTGCACTCCCTGTGGAGCCTAAATGActacataattattgtttcaaacaaaacaCACATAAACAAGTATATAATAGATAGTTACTATGGGCGCGTCGTTAGGCTGGAACACTGGCAGGTCGGGCTCCACGAAGGTCGCGTCTACCTCTGGGTAAGATTCACCCTCcctgtaatatttgtatatggtAACATTAACtctcatttcattattataataaaaatattatctaacattttattaatctataaatattgaatccTATGTATACACGATCAACTAACATTCCCAGTTTAAATAACTGTCATTCTTGATCATTGTTGAATTATGTGTTCAAAGaactacaattttataatttgtccaAGAAAACTAAAcctatcattttatatacgatCATTAAATTTCGTTTAGAAATCTtaacgaaataattaattcaaagacaaacattttgatatagttttttacttttatattattaaatatttttttatataaaaccaattgtaatttcgttaaatattgtgttaaataaatagagcCAGTGTATAACAATTATCACATATCAGATCGCCAGTACGCGGTAGATGACAGTCATAAACTTCGTccctataatttattactcagataaaaaaaaaaaacataaagtgTGAATGTTGATAGACTCTGTTATTTAATTCGCTTGATAAATTAActgtaatgaaattttattgcttaatTGATTGATATATATCTAGTACTTATTGAcggaatttttaatgtttcaaatgATATCAGATCTCGCTTGGCACAAGTTTGCATCGTCCGACTACATATAAATCGTTTCCTGTTCCTTATTCAATGAAGTCAATATGATAATGTGGAGAACTTTATCAATGAATAACTGTTAACGAATACAGTAAGCGTTGACGATTTCACTTAGAGTAAGCATAACGATCAAACATTTTCCAGCCCATACTAGGGAGTGTGAACtcgtttaatatgtttatactcGTTTAGTATGAAAATCACAAATAAAAGGTGAAAGCAATATCAGGACgaacatttttctttacagtttttattttatttacgagaCGAtcaaagctttttttttaaatatttaaacttcctcttttgaaaaatattatatttcctttCAATGATTTCCTTTAAATAAGGTCTGTTCGTGTTACATACATGTATTTCAATTAtagttgttatataatttaaaagtttatacgTAACCCTTTAATGCaaaaatgtaatgatttaaaaactcgttaatattttctacaatcCATGctgtaaaattatacaaaagcCCATACGTCCAAGacctataatattgttaattatatgaaaattgatatctcacatttttatatactataccTAGCAGCAATTATTCTGTAAGattgatataaacaaataaaattggccttcaaaatttttctaaatttaaagtatcCAGATCATGACTAGGTCCATGAACGCTAGGCTCttgtacttaaatataacattataatatactgtTACTAAAGATGTTAAATGAACCCACAATATAAACTCACTGGTAGTGAAGATGGCTCAGGTCATGTATCATACGTTGAGGAGCTGGCGCCATCGCGATGCTGACACCAGATGAACTGGAATACAGCACCGGCTCCAGGGGTAACTCTCGACACTGAAgtgaaaaatacacataagatTATAAACtagtaatattcaattattaaggTTATAACGTCAACGTTGATTCggaattttgatttttgacCAACgtccaaaaaaaaagtataaaacgtGATATTCATATctggatatttttaatttcacacaAACATATCGTTGAATGGATCAATTtgcattgaattttttatatttaaatcacaatTAAAAACTACGAATCCataacattagttttaaaGATACTTGGAGAGATAGAATTAACttttcctaaaaaaaaaaacagcctTAAATCAGCCATTACCTTCAActgagaaataaatttagtaaccGACAAAATGATAAACCACAAAACACCAACAAGAAGAATTCCCGCACATCCCCCACTTTATGGGTCACTTTCCTTTGACTTTTTCAAACGAGAGAGTAGTtttttgaacataaattttagatCAGATTTCCAACTAACCGACAGAAGCATCCGATGTACAGTGATGAGGTTCTGTTTGAGGAACGGCGGCATTGGGTTGCAAAGTGCACTGACACCTTGAAGCTCACGTGGCAGCGTCTCCGCCAGGGCCAGTAGCATATGGTTCGGCAGGAGATACCTGgtggaagaaaaaatatgaagcaAAGAAAACTTTTTGGTGTAACCATACAGGGttaatatagaaaactttaacgGTAAAAAAGGCTTCGATAGGCCATAAGATTAAatctgattttttattttaatatatggaatattgtataaaaattaatccaaGGTCAAGAAAAAATGGttcctattatttttcatgtaaaatccaaatattaattctttatgTCGAgtgtattaacatatataaattgtactaGCAACAAAAAACCTCCTTgacaagtttttaatatataaacacattgGTTTTTTGTACTCACGTGGTGCTCTCATCCAACTCACGAGCATTTGCATCCCTCCAGCGGTACAACAACCTTAGAGCTGCCATCTGTCTCGTATTGAAAGACTTCTTCGACCTCACATACAACTTCAGATGACTGCTTTCATTTATAACCTCCTTGTTATAAGTCAACGAGCAGATATGTCTACTGTTCTCAAAAACAGACCGCAGCAGACTGCCGTCTGGCGAGATTGCCAATAAATCAGCTTTCATACGTCGCCACATGTACAACAAATAGTGTGTATCAACTCGGGCGTATTGGCGGAGTTCGTCCGGTAGGGGTCGTATACGCCAATCGGCGAGCTGATATCTTTTATCAGCGTCCACTCTGCAGTACCTCATCAATAGACTCTTCAGTGACAACCCTGGCAGAGCTAAAGCTCTAGCTGCCTGGTGAGTGTCAATCATACCGACCACATACACACCGAAATCCCGCTGCAGCCATACTATGTCACGTTCAGCGCCATGGAATACCTAAGAAAACGTTTATTTGTGAATCTACTGATTTTGACTTAATAGATACATACTTGTGCGTATATTGAGCCCGTTTATAAATAAGTCGAAATTATAAATGGTTATGCTTAGTTTAGTTAtggtttatttactttttgagtacatttaaatatatgaacttGTGaatgtaataagaaaattaaaaatttggcATAAATCAGGCGATagtattaaatgatattgaacataatataaacgaacttaagtcattaattttagaaattattaaataataatgaaattaacattcgaataacaaaaacatacttgagaattttaaataataagtttattaaacattCCTTTTGTAAGACTTTAAAACCAGTAATTTCCAACCAGAATGTAGGTcacaatatataacaaatcgTGTTACGGGTGCTTCAAAGGTTGTTTGCGAGGTCATGAATATTACGGATGAATTGGAAAAGGAATATTATATTCGAATGTCATGCAGATTGAATTTAGCACATTCTTTTCTTCTTCATTTTCACAACGacagaattaatttatctatttaatattagggAATTTATCATAGTGTATACAGATCATaggattgttttaattatattgtccTAACATGATAAGAATAACTCACTTTTAACTTCTTTGGGTCTGTAAATGCCAGATTTAATTTGTGGACGTGCTCTCTAACGGCCAACGTGTCGATTATGAAGTCGCCCTCGTATGTCGATATCTGGATCAGACATGTGATGCCTGGgaaaacatatatttgtttagatGGAACAAATActagtaaaattaatgaaagtgTAATgcaatctataaataaattattgactgtttttgattttagattatccaaacaatatttactaaaaacatACGTATATGAACTATATAGACCTTACAGTCATTccgcatatattattttccgtACAGTGTATGTGTAGATTAgtgtgtgtttatatttacgaGTAATTTTGACCCAGCATACCTGTTCACGTAATATTTGATATCCTGTACATTTGAAACAATACCTTGATATGTCCTATAGGAATGATGTTCCACGTCTACAGCTATCTCGTCAACTGTGTTCAGATGCTCTACAAGTTTTTCCAAATCTGCAACTGTTTCTATGAATGACAGTGGAGTATCTTCAAGAGATTTCGGAAAAGTCGGCGGTTCGGTGTCGGGCTCTAGCACTTTAGTCGGTGGTTGATACAACTCCAGCTCTATTTTGTAAGGATGCTCGTATCTATGGAATGCGGAGAGCAAAGGAATGTTCTATGTTATGTATGTGAATgttgtatgtaatataaattagaaaGCCTTAAAGACTCCAAACACTTACCCAACAGCTTCGCCCTCGTCATTATACAGTATGTTCAACGCTAGCGGCTTGATATTGTTCGGTTTGTCGGATATTTTGGGAACCCATAAATTGTCAGAATTGTCGACTGGCTCTTTAAACGAGAGCTGAGGACGCGCAATATTCTTGGCTCCAAAAAACATAGTCGAGCCGACCTGGGGAGGAAAAATCCTTGAAACTTTTCTCTTTTTTGCATTTGTTTatagtttcatatttttgctataaatagataatataagaatatcttCATAATCACAATTAACGTAAAAGTtcgtaacatattataatccaTGCGAGTCACAAATACAACAGAAATATTACTATCAGAGttcattaatattctaaatcACTTGCCACGTCGAGTACAGAATACTGTATCCTGGTATAGTTTGATGTTGATTTGCCCCttaatacatttctttaataattattatatattgatttcaatattatccAATACTCCTTTTTTTAATGCAACATATTGTccactatttataatatagcaTTATTTCTTCAACGTtcatctttttaattatatctaatattttaatctcaaaCGCAAGACCCAATATTACCAAACGCGACCCGACACGAGAACACCACTTGAAAATTCAACAAATGTTTGCTACTTTGCAGCGGTCTTGTATATGAGCGTTGCAATAGATCTTGATTGAGATATCAATATGatgataacataatttaacgTCTGGGAGCAGGATATCCTTTGGTTGGCGATACACGCGCTAAGAATGCATCCAACAGATGACACGTGGCATTCAAATtcgattaaatatttgatttatatcatctctaaataatttatgttagatatatttatacaaatgtgTTCAGTTTTCGTAAAGtatctttaaaattgtatcCAAAATACAACTATTCTTAGGAGTTATATGGGAAGTGATAAATCTTTTAGGGAATTTAAAGAAGGTTGCAAGGTATGAGAAGCTAAAGCAATTAATAGTCATTACAAAAATGCGTGGCTGTAACAGAGGAACTGAGAAGTCCTGAGCAGTGATACCAattacgaaattaaaaaaatcttttagcaaataaatgtaatgttttatttaattggtgCACTTGCTGAAAATCAATAGAACGATTCCACTTCtcatatagtttaaaaatttaactccTGTAAAGTCGATTTGTTTTCTATCTGCAAAGTGGATCTGGCCGTgccaatataatattttcatagtttttacttaaaattcaactctaatatttaattaccataacttattcattaaaatatttcactcaCTTAAAATTTACAGTTGCCGTTAAAAAGGatgaagatttaaatttactgaCGTAATCTATTCAACCCTAACATTGTCCGCGGCagctattaataatacatctactggttataaaaatactacctGTATCTTAGTTATCACTGGGGAGCTGAATGAAGGTCCCGGTTCCTCTCCACGGCAAACATTTTCTATGTTTATGTTGATACGATCTAGGATGCGATCGTTGACGTCAATCACGTGGTCTGTGTTGTATTCGTCGTCATTTCTGTGAAAACAAATCAATTGGTTTGTGGACAATCTAAATATACCAATTGTAGCCACGATGCATGCCTGTCTTCAAGTTCAATAGTAGAATAGAAATTTCATTACACTCAGTTAATACACGTATTGAGGTAtcttcattgaaatgaaactagtattattcggatttactacgcggaaaagtccgcgtagtaaatccgaataatactagtttcatttaaatgaatactcgcgaaaatcttagatctcattatcttcATTGATTTAAGTATTATGCGTGTCAAAATTATACTAGTGTAcataatgtgtattttatttagtttattttatgtctaacacattttaaatacaaaagaaatttgttttgtaaacttcttctcaataaaaactttGGCTGTTTTAAATTCCAAGTTCCTCTCTTGAAACTGAGTACTAAGTTTTCGTTTCatgtttatactttattatgatCATGAAACTATTTCTGTTAAGtggaaaatgttatatacttGGTGCAAACTTAGAATTTaactgaataattaaaaatttaaaattcctaaCTTTACAAAGGTACATGTGACTATATTCAAGAGATCGTTTAGAACATATAGTCATCTTCAATCAATATCAATGtaagaattcaaacataacgTTTTTATACGGAACACTTCTTTTGAGATCTGTGGTCAAATCACAAATCAAAATGCAGagttgttttattgtaattataatgaagatGATATTCgcaatatattgattttatttcacttaacaGCAGTCGTTGTTTAAAGTCCTTGCAAACTCTCGTTAGACACACAATTGTTATTGATTAACCCTCATACATCAGTCCGGTTCAAATGTCGTGTCGCATTTGAAAGTCATTTGAAGAAAGATGTTAGGCATCCCtgaatgatataatttttcataatattaataaatttatagaatacaCTTAGATTTTCAAGCATATGTTACGTCCACAAAATCATATGCCtgacaaaaaaaacttatcaatTTCAGGTGCatcaatttttctatttaataagaaaataaaaaatcttaaaagtttgatttgaaaattacaGAGAAACAGATAGATGATAGGGAAATGATTTCATTTGCTTGAAAGATTCATCTGTGAAGACCTGTTATATGTGACTTGAAAGGACATTGCAATGAAAACTGATCACAGCCATTAGGTCATGTACAGGATAGCAGACGGGTCAGTTAGATATAAATGAacagtacatttatttattataattttaatgtttgggGTTTTGTGATTataagttttctataatatatttatcttcagGGCAAtacaaagattaaaaaaaaatcgggatgtttataatttaatttactgagATAAGTGAGACTTGTGATACCCTTTGAGAGGGTTTTGCTCTTTTAAggagtgttttataaaatgggGTAggcataaaaactaaatatatttgagaatAATGGTTAGCtctattgaaaaaatacatattctaCAAATGCCTATATCTATTGGTAACATTCAATTTTACgctaataaacaatataatattcctTCTAAACAGAATAAGccagtataaatataattatctaaattattattttttattgtgcaCATTCAGCGTCCACACATAGAGATAATGTTTCAAAACCTGGTTTTAAATTTCCCTTCCAgccatttacatattatagttactatacaaatttaaactataacaaGAAAGTtttctacattaataaatacaagttaAGTGCAGACAAGGCCAGATAGAGAAGGTCATAAAAACGTATCTTAACATTTAAAGatgaaaagaataaaaatacttgcatatatttatactaactTGACTAACATGCAAGCAGAATAGATAACAATGGGTCCAgcaataatgtaaaaatttaacaatttgcatattaaatatttcatattgtgCCAATTAACCAGGAATCAGATAAAAAAGACATTTCGCAAGCAACACAACACTGaaccttttataaaaagttactaTTACATTCTCAAATCAAAAATGCATATAGCAACAGTTATATGAAACAAGCTTATAACATGATTATACGAGAGGCTTTAAATTACAgcaacataacaataaaactatataaaataaaagctaaCTGTAATTCAATACTCACATTTTCAACTTCACATTAGGTATTTCTGTGTTCATTATGTCGTttgattgtaaaattaaattctttgtcATTTGACTCGACACTATGTTAAAATCATGAAAGGTCTTGAATATTTCCAGAGAAGTCCCCACTGGTAGGTAGTTTGAGGatcttattgttttattcactTTTGTATAGCCAtcctaaaacaaaattatattacgaaAATATACTGTGttgaatttcattatatattacgtgttttatttgaatgtccATTCTATtgcaaatatgtatatcataCATCAGAAAACATGATCCTATATTCTACCCACATTTTTTAGTACTAttgatttatgtatttaatgttgtatttattcttgtatttataatcaataaagcTACCTCTTATATCTGATAccaaattcatataaatatacataacaatgcatatttatacattgttaTATGTACAACTTccttagttttttaaatataagctacaaaataagacaataatattatttatatcttagtaTTAAGGATacattgtttgaatttatgaaaattgaaacattattattttatttgtatattaatttttcaattatccTTACAgcacaaaattttgaatacaacaACCTTGTaagatattcatttataaataatctggtacttaaataatatactttaatatttaataataagaaatattaaaaattaaatcacatagaaattctatttaacaaattaatattttgaggaTACCACTTTGTGTGTATTGACcagctatttttaaaactgtacACCCTCCATAGTTTCACCAAGTGTtatccattatatttttacatataaataaatttcataactaATCATCTATAGCCATGTTTATATCCAGTAATTTAAAACGCGTCCTCATTCAAACACATTGTTTTTTGTGtctatgaaacaaaatatcctTACCTCGACCACTTTGTACAAAAACAGTCTCATTTAAGACTTTAATATGCATATAGTTGTCGAGAAAGGTTGATTGGATCAATTGGAATAGATTGAATTTGACCTATATTAACACATTAGAGTTCCATCAAGGCTCAGAAGCAACGATTGCGATAAAAACACATGTTATATATTGTCAAAAAGGATATTGAACTCTACATAAATTACGTACCTCTGTTACTGCTGTTAAATGAGGGTAAAATTCTGGAGCTTCTGGATTTAAAACTGAATTCATATTGAACGGATATGGAGTTAAagcttaaacataaaaattaaaatatctcctCTGCACCATGCAGGTCGCAGGAGATGATCTGTGAAGATTAAAATCAGGAATGAAGTGAAGTGTGTGCAGAAGTCAGACCCGGGCACAGATAATTAAACAATGGTCCCCTAGGTAACTGCGCAATACTAGATTTCACAAAATGCACTCCGtgcattgttatatttaaaagtgtatTAACATAGcattaatcatttattaagtatataaaatcctcgacttaaaatttacaataaataaaacacattttattttttattatattcaccatatattaaatgtattataattgaaattaacttacatttattgttaaactaagtaataaaataaatattttagtaataacaataatagttttttttttataatagtaatgtttaaaaaaaaactatttaacaaGTTTTAGAACGTACACAAATAGTAATGACAACTTGATTATTGACATAATAATTGtcaaataacaaaagataTGGTCGAAAATGTTTATGTGCAGTCCTAAATTGTACTTACCGATTACTAGAGTATCTAATACTTAGGTGGTATTTATGATGTACGTCGGAGAGCACGTTTTTGCATCACAATCACCTCTTCACCTTCCACCAGGTCTGGTCTCTGGCGTTTGCGCAGTAAACACAATACAAATACGCAAGTGCAGCTTGCTGGTGTGATGTAAGAGAGCAAAGGACGgggaatatattttcatcgAACGTATTCTGGGTAGGTACAAGTTATTTGGCCGTCGATATTTTTTGGGATAGGCAGTGTAAATCTTGTTTTCATTTGCTGTGAAATGTGTCCGTTTATCAAAATTGATTGTGTACGCTAGGAAGCGTGACACGTTTAACTCTCGCAGATACACAGTTTTGAATTGACATGACTCTAGAAGATCCCTTCTACGTCGTAAAAGAGTAAGTGTATCACATTGTTAGTGTTGAGGTctattgtatgtttatttttagaactAGGGGAGCTCAGGCTTCTTCATTGTGTAATTGCACGATTTTCCACTTGTATCTACATGTTATTACTTTAAGTAATGTTTTGATTGAGATGCAGAAGCTCTAGATTTATTTGGTGTCAAGTGCTTCAATTgctcaattaattatttgattacaattaaaatttactacatatatgtgatatgtatatatattttttaaattttgaaaagggATGGCTGTTTTCTTAGAAgattttcattacaaatgaTAAATCTTTATTGTGTCTCAGTACAAACTAAATAGTGagcttatataattaatcattagAAATGAAAACTTCATTTAAGGAATCAGATCAATGTTTGTTGAATATGTGTGTAACATATCACAGTTACAGATATTCTAAGTCCTT
This Danaus plexippus chromosome Z, MEX_DaPlex, whole genome shotgun sequence DNA region includes the following protein-coding sequences:
- the LOC116777864 gene encoding exosome complex component 10 is translated as MNSVLNPEAPEFYPHLTAVTEDGYTKVNKTIRSSNYLPVGTSLEIFKTFHDFNIVSSQMTKNLILQSNDIMNTEIPNVKLKINDDEYNTDHVIDVNDRILDRININIENVCRGEEPGPSFSSPVITKIQVGSTMFFGAKNIARPQLSFKEPVDNSDNLWVPKISDKPNNIKPLALNILYNDEGEAVGYEHPYKIELELYQPPTKVLEPDTEPPTFPKSLEDTPLSFIETVADLEKLVEHLNTVDEIAVDVEHHSYRTYQGITCLIQISTYEGDFIIDTLAVREHVHKLNLAFTDPKKLKVFHGAERDIVWLQRDFGVYVVGMIDTHQAARALALPGLSLKSLLMRYCRVDADKRYQLADWRIRPLPDELRQYARVDTHYLLYMWRRMKADLLAISPDGSLLRSVFENSRHICSLTYNKEVINESSHLKLYVRSKKSFNTRQMAALRLLYRWRDANARELDESTTYLLPNHMLLALAETLPRELQGVSALCNPMPPFLKQNLITVHRMLLSCRELPLEPVLYSSSSGVSIAMAPAPQRMIHDLSHLHYQEGESYPEVDATFVEPDLPVFQPNDAPIVSDLNVDAKMFIPPYDRYRKYRALAQVEEIKEYKDKEAKIAAISKGNELIKTEVLLKLQEAKSMIENEGKGDLKKKAEVPLEESTIKLYDSRSGGTSDGNTIERGRDRSQEGDEISRGKNDGRPDVSNQNSAQRKRKMSNAEKAEEKKREIGNEKTSSQNKGDKTKNKNKVKNQSEQTSVKPYNYKKVNYKKFHDEVERTHKQPKSKFKKHK